The following are from one region of the Anaeropeptidivorans aminofermentans genome:
- a CDS encoding AraC family transcriptional regulator, translating into MNALVQLNRAMEYIEENLMNEIDIKKLCQISYCSEHHFRRMFSFLSGMPLSEYIRRRRLSLAAAILKNSDEKIIDLALQMGYNSPDAFAKAFQNMHGVSPSQAKKSNVILKAFPPMTFRLTIQGGNEMNYRIVEKKAFLIAGIKKRIPLIYEGINPHMDSMWASLTMDDFAELKALSNVEPKGILCISANFQEGRFLAEGDCLDQYIGVATTNDVPERWETLSIDASAWAVFTVVGEFPKALQDTWGRIFAEWFPTSGFESTGGPEILWNESPDTSKPDYKSEIWIPVTKLKA; encoded by the coding sequence GTGAATGCACTCGTTCAACTAAATCGGGCTATGGAATATATAGAAGAAAATCTTATGAATGAAATTGATATTAAAAAACTGTGCCAAATTTCATATTGTTCAGAGCACCACTTTAGGAGAATGTTTTCTTTTCTGTCTGGAATGCCTTTAAGCGAATATATTCGCCGAAGAAGATTATCTTTAGCCGCAGCTATATTAAAAAACAGCGATGAAAAGATTATTGATCTTGCTTTGCAGATGGGATATAACTCACCCGACGCATTTGCTAAGGCATTTCAAAACATGCATGGCGTGTCCCCGTCGCAAGCTAAAAAGAGCAATGTTATTTTGAAAGCATTTCCGCCAATGACCTTTCGTTTAACAATTCAAGGAGGGAATGAAATGAATTATCGAATCGTAGAAAAAAAAGCTTTTCTCATAGCCGGGATAAAAAAACGAATACCCTTAATTTATGAAGGTATCAATCCCCATATGGATTCTATGTGGGCAAGCCTTACAATGGATGATTTTGCAGAGCTTAAAGCACTTTCAAATGTGGAGCCAAAAGGAATATTATGTATATCTGCAAATTTTCAAGAGGGGCGTTTCTTAGCCGAAGGCGATTGCCTTGACCAATATATAGGCGTCGCTACAACAAATGATGTACCTGAACGATGGGAAACTTTATCCATCGATGCTTCTGCTTGGGCAGTATTCACAGTGGTAGGAGAATTCCCAAAAGCTTTACAGGATACATGGGGCAGGATTTTTGCCGAGTGGTTTCCTACATCCGGTTTTGAATCTACAGGCGGACCGGAAATCTTATGGAATGAAAGCCCTGATACGTCGAAACCTGATTATAAAAGCGAAATTTGGATTCCGGTAACGAAGCTTAAGGCATAA
- a CDS encoding radical SAM protein, which yields MEYEGQICRPPMEKSSFMLATAVGCAYNQCKFCNLFKHLNYRLLPLEQIEAELRHVRAVGGNPKQVFLGDGNAFGMETSRLLCILEKIYHYFPNCQMVNMDATVTDIRNKTDKELYQLKKAGVGHLYLGIESGIDDVLIFMRKDHNIEQAYREIQRMKDAELLYDAHIMTGIAGMGRGIENAEKLAEFFNHTQPERIINFSLFLSRSVALYQDISAGRFIPANEVENLEEARRLLELIGEKPVLYDGFHDKLEFRVWGELPKDRQKMLKKLDSAIETYSRKEPMIAYTH from the coding sequence ATGGAGTACGAAGGCCAAATTTGCCGTCCGCCTATGGAAAAATCCTCATTTATGTTGGCGACGGCGGTAGGGTGCGCCTATAATCAATGTAAATTCTGTAACTTATTCAAGCATTTAAATTATCGGCTGCTTCCGCTAGAGCAAATAGAAGCAGAGCTGCGTCATGTAAGAGCAGTAGGCGGAAACCCAAAGCAAGTATTTCTGGGTGACGGGAACGCCTTCGGAATGGAGACATCACGGCTGCTATGTATTTTAGAGAAGATTTATCATTATTTTCCTAATTGCCAGATGGTCAATATGGACGCTACCGTAACAGATATTAGAAATAAAACGGATAAGGAGCTTTATCAATTAAAGAAAGCTGGGGTCGGACATCTTTATCTAGGGATTGAGAGCGGCATTGACGATGTTTTGATATTTATGCGAAAAGATCATAACATAGAGCAGGCCTATAGAGAAATTCAGCGTATGAAAGATGCAGAGCTTTTGTATGATGCCCATATTATGACAGGAATCGCAGGAATGGGGCGAGGAATTGAAAACGCAGAAAAGTTGGCTGAGTTTTTTAATCATACACAGCCGGAGCGGATTATTAATTTCTCTTTATTTTTATCCCGAAGCGTAGCATTATATCAGGATATTTCAGCCGGCCGGTTTATTCCGGCAAATGAGGTTGAAAATCTCGAGGAGGCCCGCAGGCTTTTAGAATTGATAGGAGAAAAGCCGGTTTTGTATGATGGATTTCATGATAAGCTAGAATTTCGTGTATGGGGTGAACTTCCAAAGGACAGGCAAAAGATGCTTAAAAAGTTGGATAGCGCCATTGAGACTTATAGCCGGAAAGAGCCGATGATTGCTTATACCCATTAA
- the rpsI gene encoding 30S ribosomal protein S9, whose translation MAAARYYGTGRRKSSVARVYLVPGNGKITINKRDIDEYFGLETLKVIIRQPLELTNTLTKFDVLVNVFGGGFTGQAGAIRHGVSRALLEADADFRPALKKAGFLTRDPRMKERKKYGLKGARRAPQFSKR comes from the coding sequence ATGGCAGCAGCCAGATATTATGGCACAGGAAGAAGGAAATCTTCAGTAGCAAGAGTATATTTAGTACCGGGTAACGGTAAAATTACCATAAATAAGAGAGATATTGATGAATATTTCGGTCTTGAAACCTTAAAAGTTATCATTAGACAACCTCTCGAATTAACTAATACATTAACAAAATTTGATGTTTTAGTTAACGTTTTCGGCGGCGGTTTCACAGGCCAAGCCGGAGCGATCCGCCACGGAGTATCAAGAGCCTTACTTGAAGCAGATGCTGATTTTCGCCCTGCATTAAAGAAAGCCGGCTTCTTAACTCGTGACCCAAGAATGAAAGAAAGAAAGAAATATGGATTGAAGGGCGCAAGAAGGGCTCCTCAGTTCTCAAAGAGATAA
- the rplM gene encoding 50S ribosomal protein L13, translating to MRTTYTVKAGEIERKWYVVDASGQTLGRISSEVAKILEGKHKPIYTPHLDTGDYVIVINADKIKVTGKKLDQKLYRRHSNYPGGLKEITLKEMLNKKPEFVITHAVKGMLPKKALGAQMLKKLRVYKGEEHGHEAQMPEKLEINC from the coding sequence ATGAGAACGACTTATACCGTTAAAGCCGGAGAAATAGAAAGAAAATGGTATGTTGTTGACGCTAGCGGCCAGACTTTGGGACGTATTTCGTCTGAGGTTGCTAAAATTTTAGAAGGAAAACACAAACCGATTTATACACCTCACCTTGATACAGGTGATTATGTTATAGTTATTAATGCCGACAAGATAAAAGTAACTGGCAAAAAACTTGACCAGAAACTTTATCGCCGTCATTCCAACTATCCTGGCGGTCTTAAAGAGATCACTCTTAAAGAAATGCTTAATAAAAAGCCAGAATTTGTAATAACCCATGCTGTTAAGGGAATGCTTCCTAAGAAGGCACTTGGCGCTCAGATGCTTAAAAAGCTTAGAGTTTACAAAGGCGAAGAGCATGGACATGAAGCACAGATGCCTGAAAAATTAGAAATCAATTGCTAA
- a CDS encoding FtsB family cell division protein translates to MFRKITRAFIFICSLFCIIVTGFFTYHQYTVYSELKAIETSLDEKIEAEKAVQEKLRLEMEYNLTDAYVEKIARERLGLFKSDEIIFIDESTVE, encoded by the coding sequence ATGTTCAGAAAAATTACAAGAGCATTTATATTCATTTGCAGCCTGTTTTGCATTATTGTAACAGGCTTTTTCACCTATCATCAATATACGGTATATAGTGAGCTTAAAGCTATAGAGACAAGCCTTGATGAAAAAATTGAGGCTGAAAAGGCCGTGCAGGAAAAGCTTAGGCTCGAGATGGAATATAACCTCACAGACGCATACGTTGAAAAAATAGCCAGGGAGCGGCTTGGCCTTTTTAAAAGCGATGAAATCATATTTATCGATGAATCTACTGTCGAATAA
- the yabQ gene encoding spore cortex biosynthesis protein YabQ, protein MILSIGFQLRLFLLMIITGFVIGFVYDILRIIRRIIKHGKFIANIQDIIYWVIVTIFVFYIIFTYNNGEIRFYSILGVFLGMIFYFLLVSPLVLKIAMTVIDFLAKVIKTAVKIILFPLKVIVKILKIPAKHILSFAKWAKNVTKKHLQKYERYAKIKKRKLKNSIRVILKKT, encoded by the coding sequence ATGATATTATCTATAGGCTTTCAGCTCAGGCTTTTTTTGCTTATGATAATAACAGGCTTTGTTATAGGCTTTGTGTATGATATTTTAAGAATAATACGTAGGATTATAAAACACGGAAAGTTTATTGCAAATATTCAAGATATTATTTACTGGGTAATCGTTACTATATTTGTGTTTTATATTATATTTACATATAACAACGGGGAAATCAGGTTTTACTCCATATTAGGAGTTTTTTTAGGTATGATTTTTTATTTTCTCCTTGTTAGCCCCCTCGTGCTTAAAATTGCTATGACAGTTATAGATTTTTTAGCTAAGGTAATTAAAACTGCTGTTAAAATAATACTTTTTCCCTTAAAGGTAATTGTAAAAATATTAAAGATACCGGCGAAGCATATCTTGTCTTTTGCAAAGTGGGCTAAGAATGTCACAAAAAAACACTTGCAAAAATATGAACGCTATGCCAAAATAAAGAAAAGAAAATTAAAGAACAGTATCAGGGTTATACTAAAGAAAACATAG
- the yabP gene encoding sporulation protein YabP, with protein MADDRKSLSRHQVIMDRRENINITGVLEVISFDEDSIVCETEMGVLILRGNGLHVNKLNLDAGELEVDGEIENLGYEDSSLYSKGKSSFLGKIFK; from the coding sequence ATGGCAGATGACAGAAAAAGCTTAAGCCGTCATCAGGTTATTATGGATAGGCGAGAAAATATAAATATTACAGGAGTTTTAGAGGTCATTTCCTTTGATGAGGATAGTATTGTATGTGAAACTGAAATGGGCGTCCTTATTCTCAGAGGCAACGGCCTTCATGTGAATAAGCTTAATCTCGATGCCGGAGAGCTTGAGGTAGACGGCGAGATAGAAAACCTTGGCTATGAAGACAGTTCCCTTTATTCCAAAGGCAAATCTTCCTTCCTTGGAAAGATATTTAAGTAG
- a CDS encoding RNA-binding S4 domain-containing protein: protein MRLDKYLKISRIIKRRTVANEACDAGRVTVNGKIAKAGLEVKEGDIIEIRFGSNITKVEVLSTKENVRKEEAPNMFKTLE from the coding sequence ATGCGACTGGATAAATATTTAAAGATTTCAAGAATAATAAAGAGAAGAACTGTTGCAAACGAAGCATGTGACGCCGGAAGGGTCACTGTAAACGGTAAAATAGCCAAAGCAGGCCTTGAAGTAAAAGAAGGGGACATTATAGAAATACGCTTTGGGAGCAATATTACGAAGGTTGAGGTTTTAAGCACAAAAGAAAATGTAAGAAAAGAAGAAGCCCCGAATATGTTTAAAACATTGGAATAA
- a CDS encoding HU family DNA-binding protein, with protein sequence MNKTELIAAIQQKSELTKKDTEKFLKAFEEAVTEELANGGKVQLVGFMTLEVAERKEREGRNPRSGKTMVIPASKAVRFKVGKALKDSVNK encoded by the coding sequence ATGAACAAAACTGAATTAATCGCAGCTATTCAACAAAAATCTGAATTAACAAAAAAAGATACCGAGAAATTTTTAAAGGCGTTTGAAGAAGCTGTAACTGAAGAATTAGCTAATGGCGGAAAGGTTCAGTTAGTTGGTTTTATGACCTTAGAGGTTGCTGAGAGAAAAGAAAGAGAAGGAAGAAACCCAAGAAGCGGAAAGACTATGGTTATACCTGCTTCCAAGGCTGTTAGATTTAAGGTTGGAAAGGCTCTTAAAGACTCAGTTAACAAATAA
- a CDS encoding MazG family protein: MTEIENKKLRLPIDKDVKFNFHDIKDVLDVLLSENGCPWDKAQKREDLRKYILEESYEVIEAVNKGSEEALCEELGDVLFQVIFMAKLSENAGSFNIEDVIDQVCRKMITRHTHIFGDDTAVSSDDVLELWNKNKDIEKKYKSPVDKLKKIPKELPALIRAEKVLEKAEAEGLPVPNLEESQKVLSEIFESNFILSKIGEKQKLDTALLHMVNIFRYLELNAEFSLTNATETFINRFENIKE; encoded by the coding sequence ATGACAGAAATTGAAAATAAGAAGCTTAGACTTCCTATTGATAAAGATGTAAAATTTAATTTTCATGATATCAAGGATGTTCTTGATGTTCTTTTATCTGAAAACGGCTGCCCTTGGGATAAGGCACAGAAAAGGGAGGATTTGAGGAAATATATTCTTGAAGAATCCTATGAAGTCATAGAAGCCGTAAATAAAGGCAGTGAGGAAGCGCTCTGTGAGGAGCTGGGAGACGTGCTTTTTCAGGTGATTTTTATGGCAAAGCTTTCAGAAAATGCAGGAAGTTTTAATATAGAGGACGTTATAGATCAGGTTTGCCGTAAAATGATAACAAGGCATACACATATATTTGGTGACGATACTGCAGTTTCTTCCGACGATGTATTGGAGCTTTGGAATAAGAATAAGGATATAGAAAAAAAGTATAAGTCCCCAGTGGATAAGCTTAAAAAAATTCCAAAGGAGCTTCCTGCTCTCATCAGAGCTGAAAAGGTATTGGAAAAGGCCGAGGCGGAAGGGCTTCCGGTTCCCAATTTAGAAGAGTCTCAAAAGGTGCTTTCAGAGATTTTTGAATCGAATTTTATCTTGTCGAAAATTGGCGAAAAGCAAAAATTGGACACCGCTTTGCTTCATATGGTAAATATTTTCAGATATTTAGAATTAAATGCTGAATTTTCCTTGACAAATGCCACAGAAACGTTTATAAATAGATTTGAAAACATTAAAGAATAG
- the spoVT gene encoding stage V sporulation protein T has translation MKATGIVRRIDDLGRVVIPKEIRRTLRIREGDPLEIFTDREGEIILKKYSPIGELGAFAKEYAESLSKSSGHVTCIVDKDHVIAISGGLKKEFMDKHISAALEKAINTRNTIISSRGEQGFAPILEDDDEQMYSNQLISPIISEGDVIGAVVFLSNDKKMGEVENKLAQTAAGFLGKQMEQ, from the coding sequence TTGAAAGCGACGGGTATTGTCAGAAGAATTGACGATTTAGGCAGGGTTGTTATACCCAAGGAAATTCGACGTACATTAAGAATAAGGGAAGGCGACCCTTTGGAAATATTTACGGACCGAGAGGGAGAAATAATACTTAAGAAGTATTCGCCTATAGGAGAGCTTGGAGCGTTTGCCAAGGAATATGCCGAAAGCTTATCCAAATCCAGCGGACATGTGACTTGTATCGTTGATAAGGACCATGTGATAGCGATTTCAGGAGGGCTTAAAAAAGAGTTTATGGATAAGCATATATCAGCTGCCCTCGAAAAGGCTATAAACACAAGAAACACCATTATTTCCAGCAGGGGAGAGCAAGGCTTTGCTCCTATTTTGGAAGATGATGATGAACAGATGTATTCCAATCAGCTTATTTCCCCTATCATATCCGAAGGTGATGTTATAGGCGCAGTCGTTTTTTTGTCAAACGATAAAAAAATGGGCGAAGTTGAAAATAAGCTTGCCCAAACAGCAGCAGGGTTTTTAGGAAAGCAAATGGAGCAGTAA
- a CDS encoding M42 family metallopeptidase, with amino-acid sequence MAMIFDKEYILDCLKEIISVDSPSGFTANVMKKLANIVEKLGYKAIYTEKGNLIVEVFASNERTIGLAAHVDTLGLMVRSIKADGSLAFTKIGGPMLPTLDGEYCNVHTRSGKVYTGTILSNSPAAHVFPDALILPRDENNMHVRLDEKVKCKKDTLALGIETGDFICYDPKLQITESGFIKSRFLDDKLSASILLGLLKYIKDNNIKLKYGLKLLFSSYEEVGHGMSYIPEDITELIAVDMGCIGLDLNCTEYDVSICAKDSSGPYDYDITTKLINLSKENNIQYAVDIYPMYQSDVSAALKGGNNIKGGLIGPGVGASHGMERSHYEAVENTLKLLALYLEN; translated from the coding sequence ATGGCAATGATTTTTGACAAGGAATATATATTAGATTGCCTCAAGGAAATAATTTCTGTTGACAGCCCTTCAGGATTTACCGCAAACGTAATGAAAAAGCTTGCAAACATAGTAGAAAAATTGGGATACAAAGCAATATATACTGAAAAGGGCAATCTCATTGTTGAGGTTTTTGCATCAAACGAAAGAACCATCGGCCTTGCGGCTCACGTAGACACTTTAGGCCTTATGGTAAGAAGCATAAAAGCAGACGGAAGCCTTGCCTTTACTAAAATTGGCGGCCCTATGCTTCCTACCCTCGACGGAGAATACTGCAATGTTCATACACGCTCCGGAAAGGTTTACACAGGAACAATTTTATCCAACAGCCCTGCCGCTCATGTTTTTCCTGATGCCCTTATCCTTCCGAGAGACGAAAACAATATGCATGTAAGGCTTGATGAAAAGGTGAAATGCAAAAAAGATACCTTAGCTCTTGGCATCGAAACCGGGGATTTTATTTGCTATGACCCTAAGCTTCAGATAACTGAAAGCGGCTTTATAAAGAGCCGTTTCCTTGACGATAAATTAAGCGCTTCAATACTTTTGGGCCTTTTAAAATACATTAAGGATAATAATATTAAATTAAAATACGGATTAAAGCTTCTCTTCAGCTCTTACGAAGAAGTAGGCCATGGCATGAGCTATATCCCAGAAGACATTACAGAGCTTATAGCCGTAGATATGGGTTGCATAGGCCTTGACCTTAACTGCACCGAATATGACGTATCCATATGCGCTAAGGACTCCTCAGGCCCTTATGACTATGATATTACAACGAAGCTCATAAACCTTTCAAAGGAAAATAATATTCAATATGCCGTAGATATATACCCCATGTATCAGTCGGACGTTTCTGCTGCATTAAAAGGCGGCAATAACATTAAAGGCGGCCTTATAGGCCCGGGCGTAGGGGCAAGCCACGGCATGGAAAGAAGCCATTACGAGGCCGTAGAAAATACCCTTAAGCTTCTTGCACTTTATTTAGAAAATTAA
- a CDS encoding NAD(P)H-dependent glycerol-3-phosphate dehydrogenase, which translates to MNITVLGSGSWGSALAYLLADNSHKVRLWSFRKEEAESIIANKENKEFLPGVPLPENVEVFWDKKEALFNAELVVNAVPSKFVRSTMESFKGLMPEKISIVNVSKGLEDGSLKRLSEVIKEVYPEAAVAVLSGPSHAEEVSRRLPTTVVASSSDLALAEMVQDVFMNKEFRVYTNTDIIGVELGGALKNVIALAAGISDGMGFGDNTKAALMTRGIKEISQLGAAMGAEINTFFGLSGIGDLIVTCTSMHSRNRRAGILLGQGKSLEETLKEIHMVVEGVNTSNAAYELSLRYNVPMPITAEINNVLNHGKSPVLAVEELMTRNKKQEHNSEDTIGGRLIWQ; encoded by the coding sequence ATGAATATCACTGTTCTAGGTTCAGGAAGCTGGGGCTCTGCTTTGGCATATCTTCTGGCAGATAATTCTCATAAAGTCCGCCTTTGGTCTTTCAGAAAAGAAGAGGCCGAGAGTATAATTGCAAATAAGGAAAATAAAGAGTTTCTTCCCGGAGTGCCTCTTCCTGAAAACGTAGAGGTGTTTTGGGATAAAAAAGAAGCTCTTTTCAATGCGGAACTCGTTGTTAATGCTGTTCCTTCAAAGTTTGTAAGAAGCACCATGGAAAGCTTTAAAGGCCTTATGCCTGAAAAAATATCCATTGTAAATGTTTCAAAGGGGCTCGAAGACGGCTCTTTAAAAAGGCTTTCGGAGGTAATAAAAGAGGTTTATCCAGAAGCCGCCGTAGCGGTTCTTTCAGGGCCAAGCCATGCAGAAGAGGTATCCAGAAGGCTTCCTACCACAGTAGTAGCTTCATCTTCAGACCTTGCTCTTGCGGAAATGGTGCAGGACGTTTTTATGAATAAGGAATTCAGAGTATATACCAATACAGATATTATAGGCGTGGAGCTTGGCGGCGCCCTTAAAAACGTTATAGCCCTTGCAGCAGGCATATCCGACGGCATGGGCTTCGGAGACAATACAAAGGCCGCTCTTATGACGAGAGGAATTAAGGAAATATCTCAGCTTGGAGCTGCTATGGGAGCGGAAATAAACACATTTTTTGGCCTTTCAGGCATAGGCGATCTTATTGTTACATGTACGTCCATGCATTCAAGAAACAGAAGGGCCGGAATACTTTTAGGCCAGGGAAAGAGCCTGGAAGAGACCCTTAAGGAAATCCATATGGTTGTTGAAGGGGTAAATACCTCCAATGCTGCTTATGAGCTTTCTTTGAGATATAATGTACCAATGCCTATTACGGCCGAAATAAATAATGTACTGAATCATGGGAAAAGCCCTGTTTTAGCAGTTGAGGAATTAATGACAAGGAATAAAAAGCAGGAGCATAATTCAGAGGATACGATAGGAGGAAGATTAATATGGCAATGA
- the plsY gene encoding glycerol-3-phosphate 1-O-acyltransferase PlsY, with product MTRILCLALGYAIGLIQTAYIVGKLFYRGIDIRDYGSGNAGTTNTLRVLGFKAGAAVFLCDVLKAVLAYTLCSLIFGGGGSFLGDSSIVPGLYGGIGAVLGHSFPFYLKFKGGKGIASTLGIIICIDFRIMLILFSIGIIIVIFTRYISAAALTITLLLPIAVFSFGYGYEAAILGAVVTVMSWYLHRGNIKRIIEGKENKFSFKKQL from the coding sequence ATGACGAGAATTCTTTGCCTTGCTTTAGGATATGCTATAGGGCTTATTCAGACCGCTTATATCGTAGGGAAGCTTTTTTACAGAGGAATAGATATTAGGGATTACGGAAGCGGGAACGCAGGAACTACCAATACCCTTCGAGTTTTAGGGTTTAAGGCCGGTGCTGCTGTATTTTTATGTGATGTTTTAAAGGCTGTTTTGGCTTATACGCTATGCTCCTTGATATTTGGGGGCGGAGGCTCCTTTTTGGGAGATTCTTCTATTGTTCCCGGCCTTTACGGCGGTATCGGAGCGGTTTTAGGCCATAGCTTTCCCTTTTATCTTAAATTTAAAGGGGGAAAGGGTATCGCTTCAACCCTTGGTATCATTATTTGTATTGATTTTAGAATAATGCTTATTTTATTTTCCATAGGAATCATTATTGTTATTTTCACAAGATATATTTCTGCTGCGGCTTTAACCATTACTTTGCTTTTACCCATAGCTGTCTTTTCTTTCGGATACGGTTATGAGGCAGCTATTTTGGGTGCTGTTGTAACGGTTATGAGCTGGTATTTACATAGGGGAAATATCAAAAGGATTATAGAGGGAAAAGAAAATAAGTTTAGTTTCAAAAAACAGTTATAA
- the der gene encoding ribosome biogenesis GTPase Der: protein MGKPIVAVVGRPNVGKSTLFNRLAGERISIVEDTPGVTRDRIYADVEWLGKEFTIIDTGGIDPDAEDIITRQMMKQAEIAIETSDVVLFVVDVKTGITDADEQVANMLRKSGKPLVLAVNKVDDMRKANLDIYEFYSLGLSEPIPISAGQALGLGDMLDEVVKFFPETGDEEEDDETIKIAIVGKPNVGKSSIINRILGEDRLIVSDIPGTTRDAIDTPYEKDGHNYVFIDTAGMRRKSKIKENIEKYSIIRAIAAVERCDVCVLVINAEEGITDQDTKIAGIAHERGKAAIIAVNKWDAIEKDGKTMNKFIKDIDMELKYMPYAPKLFVSALTGQRIDQLFGLIRIVSENASLRIATGILNEVLIEAVAMSPPPTDKGKQLKIYFVTQVSVKPPTFVLFVNDTELMHFSYKRYIENQFRQAFGFTGTPIHFIVRNRKD from the coding sequence ATGGGAAAACCTATTGTAGCAGTGGTTGGCAGGCCTAATGTAGGAAAATCAACCTTATTTAATAGATTGGCGGGAGAAAGAATATCCATCGTTGAGGATACGCCCGGAGTAACAAGAGACAGAATATACGCCGATGTTGAATGGCTTGGCAAAGAATTTACAATTATAGACACAGGGGGAATAGACCCCGATGCGGAAGATATAATCACAAGACAGATGATGAAACAGGCCGAAATCGCCATAGAGACATCTGATGTGGTTTTATTTGTTGTAGACGTAAAAACAGGCATCACAGACGCCGATGAGCAGGTAGCAAACATGCTTAGAAAATCAGGAAAGCCTCTCGTTCTTGCCGTTAACAAGGTTGACGACATGCGAAAGGCCAACTTAGATATATATGAATTTTATTCCTTAGGGCTTTCTGAGCCTATTCCTATTTCTGCAGGGCAGGCTTTGGGTCTTGGGGATATGCTTGATGAGGTTGTAAAGTTCTTCCCTGAAACAGGTGACGAGGAAGAAGACGACGAGACTATCAAAATAGCCATTGTAGGAAAGCCAAACGTAGGCAAGTCCTCTATTATAAACAGGATTCTTGGAGAAGACAGGCTGATTGTAAGCGATATTCCAGGAACCACCAGAGACGCCATCGATACCCCTTACGAAAAGGACGGCCATAACTATGTCTTCATAGACACTGCCGGAATGAGAAGAAAGTCCAAAATAAAAGAAAATATAGAAAAATACTCTATCATACGCGCAATAGCTGCAGTTGAACGCTGTGATGTATGTGTTCTCGTAATAAACGCAGAGGAAGGCATCACCGACCAGGATACGAAAATAGCAGGTATTGCCCATGAGAGGGGAAAGGCCGCTATTATTGCCGTGAATAAATGGGATGCCATTGAAAAAGACGGCAAAACCATGAATAAGTTTATTAAAGATATAGATATGGAACTTAAATACATGCCTTACGCGCCCAAGCTTTTTGTTTCCGCTCTTACAGGCCAGCGAATAGATCAGCTTTTTGGCTTAATCAGGATTGTTTCGGAAAATGCTTCTTTAAGAATAGCTACAGGTATACTAAATGAAGTGCTGATAGAGGCAGTTGCGATGTCTCCGCCGCCTACGGATAAGGGAAAGCAGCTTAAAATATACTTTGTTACCCAGGTTTCCGTAAAGCCGCCTACCTTTGTGCTTTTCGTAAACGATACGGAACTTATGCATTTTTCATATAAGCGCTATATAGAAAATCAGTTCAGACAGGCCTTCGGTTTTACAGGAACACCGATACATTTTATCGTAAGAAACAGAAAAGATTAA